A section of the Meles meles chromosome 8, mMelMel3.1 paternal haplotype, whole genome shotgun sequence genome encodes:
- the LOC123949237 gene encoding olfactory receptor 52J3-like, translating to MPHQNITIFHPSTFFLLGIPGLETAHAWISLPFCCIYFMALIGNVTILTVIWTERTLQNPMFFFLAILSAIDLALSTTSVPRMLGIFWFNAHEIGFGTCVAQMFLIHTFTGMESAVLLAMAFDHYVAICDPLHYTTILTVPVLSGIGVGVVLSTVVLTLPMIYLIHRLPFCNARIIAHTYCEHMGIAKLACANIQINAIYGLFAASFLVLVLVLVGISYGYILHAVFHLKSQEARHKTLSTCSSHAAVMFVFYTPSLFSFLTHRFGQKIPSYVHILIANIYVVLPPALNPIIYGVRTKQIRECVSQVFIGK from the coding sequence ATGCCCCATCAAAATATAACCATATTCCATCCAtccaccttttttcttttaggtatCCCAGGGCTTGAGACTGCCCATGCCTGGATTTCATTGCCATTCTGTTGTATTTACTTTATGGCTCTTATTGGCAATGTCACAATCTTGACAGTCATATGGACAGAAAGAACCCTCCAGAATCCAATGTTCTTCTTTCTTGCCATTCTATCAGCCATAGACCTGGCCCTCTCTACAACCTCAGTACCACGAATGTTGGGTATCTTTTGGTTTAATGCTCATGAAATTGGCTTTGGAACTTGTGTGGCTCAGATGTTTCTCATACACACCTTCACAGGAATGGAATCTGCTGTTCTGCTGGCTATGGCCTTTGACCACTATGTAGCCATCTGTGACCCCCTCCACTATACAACCATCCTGACAGTCCCAGTGCTGTCAGGAATTGGAGTAGGGGTTGTACTGAGTACAGTCGTGCTCACACTGCCCATGATCTACCTAATCCACCGTCTACCCTTTTGCAATGCCCGCATTATTGCCCACACCTACTGTGAGCACATGGGCATTGCCAAGTTGGCTTGTGCCAACATTCAAATCAATGCTATCTATGGTCTCTTTGCTGCTTCCTTCCTTGTTCTTGTCCTGGTACTCGTTGGAATCTCTTATGGCTACATCCTCCATGCTGTATTCCACCTCAAATCGCAAGAGGCCCGCCACAAGACACTGAGCACGTGCAGCTCTCATGCCGCAGTCATGTTTGTTTTCTATAcaccctctcttttctcctttctcactcACAGATTTGGCCAAAAAATACCCTCTTATGTCCACATTCTTATTGCCAACATCTATGTGGTCCTTCCACCAGCCCTCAACCCTATCATCTATGGGGTAAGGACCAAGCAAATCAGAGAGTGTGTGAGCCAAGTATTTATAGGGAAATAA